The sequence below is a genomic window from Bombus fervidus isolate BK054 chromosome 2, iyBomFerv1, whole genome shotgun sequence.
ACAACCTGGTCCAAACTCCTGTATTCTGAACCGATAAAGCGGCACCAGTATATTCGAAAACATATAGTTCTTCTTCCCGATTGCGCGTCCATATCACTGGAATAGATTCAATAGCTCTTGCCCATGGAAGCAAACATCCATCGTGCctacaaatttattatctacgatattataattttctatattattatttatataatttttaattattaaaactagaaattaattcactggagaaatctataatttaattatcagttttatttttaatcattaatacttcttttacttttaatcgAAATTCCTAATggcaaaaatgaaaattaaagacAACTACCGGAAGTAAATTATGTCTAGAATGATTAGAAAATGATATCAAAATGCAAGTAATTGGAATAtactaaaattacaaaaattcgaTATGTTTAGTATTTTTAAGCTACTAGGAAATCGAAGctactaaatatttaaaataattttaatgcaattttaaaaattctttcggAAACTACGCGGTAATGATACAAAGTATCATCATTAATGAAATTCACTTCGattgtaaatacatataacaatattaaaCTATACCAAAGTGCAGGAAATATAGCGAAGGTAGGTTGAATTTCCTGTATCTTCTTCGCGATTTGTTCATCTTTTAACAAAGCTTCACAGGCTTGAATCGTTTTCTTTGTAGAATATGCAGATTCATCAACTTCCATTTTCACTGTGAGCACTTCAACATCGATCAAAGTTTCGTAAACTTCGTCTTCGTTGGACTCCGGTATAATTAACGTTGTATCGATCCCTTGATCCGACAAAGTGTTGGCTAATAAAGATATGTCATAGATATCTTCGAAAGCGACAACCACTGCCGATTGCGGGGGTGCAGTTAATATGGAACCGTGAATTATGTTCGCCAAATACATaactacgtataacgtaataattacCGACATTTTGATCGAACAATAGTAACGATCGATAAAGATTAAATCTGTAAACGTTTACTtgaaaagataatattttgagtacattaagaagaaaaattgcgAAGATAGCCGTATTACATATGTAAAACCGCgttcattttaatttcgagCAATCTTCAGTCAGTTATCGCTATATTAATCACGATTTCGAAATTACGTCAATCATTcgctaaaaaaaaagaaaacgaaagagtCCGTCCCGGAAGTTCTTAATAAGACAGCACTATTTCCTACCATCCATTAATTCATATATGAAAACAGTTAATCATTAGTAAGTCGTTAAATTCTCCAGTTTCCAAATCACTAATTCCCCACCAATTTCATCTTTCGAAAACACTTATATAAATACGATATATTCAGTTATTCCTCGAGTTTACAAATCACCAATTGGAGGTTTTTTCTTTAGAAAACACTTCTGTTCTATATACGTGTATGCTCTATATAGGCACCTTATATGTGTACAATTGATGTAATAGTTAATACAAGACACAATATAAGTTTCGATGGATGTGTTTCATTTATTCTACAACATACACGAATCTGTACAATTTAGGTTTTGGACACCTATTTAAAATATGTGATATACACAAGGTACAATTTTCGCGCCTTAGGTATGTACTCTcacaaaattacataaataaacaACACTGCTTTTTTTTACGGAGTATGTAAACTTTGCGTAGAGAACGCTGGACAATTTAGTCCGAGGAAAGATGAATATTAGATCTACCAGTGACTGATTCTATAACACACAGAATCGCCATGAAGCGTAAACTATCGCGTGGGTCGTAAGTCACAAGTCGTAACACGCGGCTTTCGTAAGCAAGCTTTGCCTCTGAACAAGAATAATGTTTCACACACGAAGCGGCTAAAAGTTCCTGGAAATGTACGCTCTAGCTCTAGATATGAATGCGTGCACTCTATTTAGGCATGGTGTGTGATATTATCGTATGATgctaatgtaataatttaattaaatcctttaaacatagaataaatatatagtaattatGTATTAACGTAAGAAAAATTGAGATGTTGATGTAGCGAGTTGAGGTTAAGTTCACTAGTAATACCGATTAAATTCTTGATGAATATAGAAGTGCTTGTGCAGTAGTTTTCACACACACtctgttttatttattcacatttttgtacactataataaatgtatcaatATCTTTTATGGTCAAAAAAGATTTTCTAATCTACAAATTGTATTTACTGATAATActgtatatagaatattaataattttttatggttaatgtaatgtaataatttttaaattaatttttgaatgTTTTTTATTACTAACGTCCATTGGGAAGAATATTCACAATGAATGTCTCATCACTACAATGCCATCTATTAACCTAGATAGAGTGCACTGTATCTGAATAATTTCGCTTGAATTTGCTTTATATTGGTTAGAAACTGCGaagtataattttaaagaaactttAGTTCTGTGGCAAAGAATCTAAAATAGATAATTGTAAAGTATAAACCGTAGTATATAAGTgtcttataataatttattatttttagtttaaGCATTGACTCAAATGCTTGTATTAAAGTCAATGACGTTTAAAGCGTATAAGGTTAGTTGTAAAACTATTtatagtttttaaataaaatacataatgaaTAATGCTTAACTTTCTTACAAATTTCAgcatttttatacattaattagtaaagttttaaatatgtattattttataggtataataatataaaaaataaaaatgagttTCACATACAGTACTCCAAAGTCTCAACCCAGTACTACTCCTGCAAGCACTGTACCAACTacaagtatatttaatattttgtagtaatcaaaaaatataattatacctTACTGttctacaatattttaattctttttgtaGCTTTTACATTTGGAGTTGGTGGTGCCGGAGATGCAGCAAAACCAACAGGATTCTCGCTTACATCTACGCCAGTACAAACTAAACCTGGTGGAGTATTTGGTTCTGGATTAAGTATTACTCCTGTTCAGAATCCTGGCTTTACTTTTGGAACACCAACTGCTGCTCCTACAACCACTGTACCTTCACAAACACCTGGTTTAACATTTAGTACTGGTACAACTGCAAGTACTGGCATAACTCCTGCAGCAACTACTGCAACAGCTCCTACAGGATTCTCTACACCAGCACCAGCTGGAAATACTTTAAGCTTTAATTTAGGAGGTACTACTACAGtgacaacaacaacagcagcgACCTCAGCTTTTGCATCCAAGTTACTTACTACTGGATTTGCCTTGGGTGGCGGTGAAACTATTGTATCCACTGCTAGAACTGGCTTAACGTTTGGTACACCAAATACAATGACAACAGGAACTGGGTTTACTCTTTCTGCAACACCTGTTGTAACTACTGCTATAGCTACAACCACGACAGCAACAGGTATTAGTTATTAACTTTCatagtacatatgtattataataatccAAGTctgttttatgaaaataaccATTGTTCATTGTCCTTACAGGTTTCTCTTTAGGTGCAAGTGGTACAACATCTGCAGCCACAGGATTTACCTTCGGTACAGGGACAACTTCAACTAGCACAGCAGGATTTTCTTTAAATCAAACTGCAGCCACAGCAAGTCTCACATCTACTCAAGCATCATTGGGTACAACTACAACGTATGTCTAGTTTTTACTGTTATTTTGTAACATGAGGTTAATAtagtattttgttatttactaAATGAAACATTATAGCGTCAGTTCATCTGCGGGTACACTTCAACCTGCTTCTATAAATTCGTTTGAAGAATCCATCAATAAATGGACCTTAGAACTAGAAGAGCAAGAAAAGGTCTTTGTAAACCAAGCTGAACAAGTTAACGCTTGGGATAAATTGCTTATAAGCAACGGAGAGAAAATAGTAGCACTGAATCAAGAAGTTGAAAGAGTCAAAATTGAGCAGCAGCAGTTGGAGCATGAATTGGATTATGTTGTAAGttaattattatgatatattaaataacttataaaatataaaccctacaattttacaaatatatataattacaaatacagGTTGGTCAGCAGAAAGAGTTACAAGACTGTTTAGTACCACTAGAAAAGGAATTAGCATCTCTTTCAGTATCTGATCCTGAAAGAGAATATACATATCGTTTAGCGGAAGATCTTGATACTCAATTAAAACGAATGTCAGAAGATTTGAAGGAAATAATCGAACATTTAAATCAGGCCAATCGCACGCAAGATTCCAGCGACCCTATCGTCCAAATTGGCAAAATATTGAATGCTCATATGAACAGTTTACAATGGTTAGATCAGCAAACAACTTTGTTGAATCAAAAGATTCAGCAGATCGATCAGATGCATCAAAATTTCAGACAAGAGAATGAACGAAACATCAATTTAGCatataattaacattaatcgctgaattttttaaattttaccatGTGAAGTTCTTTAAGCAGAAAGTTCATTTTGTATCAATTGCCTTTATGCATAAAAAAAACACAAGGGtgtgtaaaaaataaagaatttatattgtatgaaaacagtttgttaaaattaatgcGATTCAAATAGATACCGAGGGTAAGAAATACTGTATTTTAACATGTTCTGCTACATGCAGAAATAAGTTAACCATCTTGTCTTGAAGTATGTTACATTTCACGCCATCGGGATGTGCTATGTCCCAAGCTAGGaacatgaaaaacttcttaaTATCTATAGTAGCCGATATTTTGTCTTCTTGACTTTGTTGACTACAACTCCAAACTTGCAACTTTTGGAAATGTGTAGACACTGTGGCGCTGTCCGTGTCGATTTTCAATACAAACACGCCGGTTTTGTCGGCGCTTAACGTTAATTGTGGACTCATGTTTTTCATCCTTTCTACAATATGTTTTACGTGTTTAAGTTGAGGCATATCGACCGAAATctggaaaaaattaaaaatagaaaaataaacgtACAATGGTTACAAGAAGTACATGTTTGCacattattctatttattatagcaattaaatattaattaactgCATATATCCACTTTCGTACCACTTAGTAATACTTGAACTGCTACAGAGATAtgatactatgaaaatgaaatatcaaatcTGATAAAAAACCATTTTATTGGAAAAGAAGATACTAAGTTATAAATAAGTGCAAGTACTTCCTGTACTATGAAAAACTAATAACGATTAAAAAAGAACtagactgcgaatttttatgaaaattcatatttttgagaaaataaaaggTTGACCTAGGCAGAGCTTTATTCCACCtatcaaataatataacgGGTACTGTATTCTGAATATTTTGTGATATTCTATGAATTTGTGCACATTCAAATTTTTCGTAAATACACAAAAATCCGTAGTATAGAAGTAagtatcataaataaaataagcaggaaaaattgtttatacatGAAATTCAGGAATATTTGGTGCTTGATGCTCGGTCCATTCGCGTCGTGGTATAACTCTGACAGGTACATCGTGCAAGCATTGTCTTGATTCCATGCTTAACGAAGGTAACTCAATTTCTATAGTGAGACACGGTTGTCGTTTATTCGTTAATTTGATTTTAACGCTTTTTGCGGTCATTCGTAAAGATCCTAGGGATCTGGCGAGCAATGTGGGAtcaaattctaaataaatctCATTCTGTTCTTCAGAGACGCCATTCATAATGTATTCAGTAAAAAAATAAGTCTGACTTAGTTCAGCCCAAACCATCGATGCTCGGTCATCAGTGACACTGAAGCATAATTCATCCAACGTTAACCGCAAGGTACACTGTTTTGTTATTCGAGAGATAACATTAACGAtatctgaaataaaattgtatattttaatattgttgTATTTCTATGAAACTAATTGATAATAAGAGGGGTTAAAATTGCAAttcaatatcaatttttattacgttgCATTtggtataaaaatttgtattggTATTGCTATTTAATCGTAGACGTTGAAATACTTCcggtatataaaaaattgcataaGAATAAGGATAACGTAaatatactaatatttattgatatttaattatacacaACAATTGACAGGGAAggttagaaatattttccatgaTTTAAACTCACTGGTGAAATCTCTCATTGCAATTACGTCCATCATTCTACACCTGAATTTCATCTTtgatagtataatgtataatttttataagacTTAAGTATTGGATCTCTTGtcgtgtaaataaattttacgcgGGAACTTGTGATACAATAATTACATACCGATGACCATTTGACAGgcgatatttcgacatttttaGTGATTATAATGCacctataataattcattatttatactaCATTTTGACCACAAGAAAACAATGCACTAAATTCTAcatcattaaatttataatttatattttgtgaacaaaaatttatatgaaaagatctgtatttaatataaaacaaaaaattatacatatttacgtAAGTAAATAcacttaaaaaaatatgataacagagtacaaatagaatataaaaaatctaaTTTCGTATAtgtcttattattttatttatttcttatattacagaaacaaataaaattatttacttactatgattacaaaaaatataacgttgtatttgACTTCAAGAGCTCCAAGATTTATGTATTAACATTTGTACGTAATTATTAACTCCTATTTCTTCTATTAcagatacaaataaaataatctaattatattacatattgtaATCTCAAGAAAGATAACATCGCATTCTACTTTATCAACAAACTCCAAAATATATGTTGCTAAAATTTGTAACGTAATTTGCAAGTCTCTCAACAGATGTCACTAACGTGCGTATTTTCCGTTAATTTTCGCGCGAGAAATTATCCTAGACGGTTCGAATGCCGAATGACGATCCATAATCTAGCAACGTGATTCTAAGTTTCTCCTGTCAAGTTTTGTGTGTAAACAAAGCAACATATCAAACCTTACGTCCGATAGGTCGCGTCCTTTCGTTTGACGGTTCAGTTCACGAAAATTGTTCACATTTTGACACACAGTAGTCCTCGTTACGTTCTCTCCCTTGGAAGTTGCGAATCTTAGTTGTTTGGTTGAGGGTGAGTTCGGCCATGTTGACAAGTTCGACGACTGACAGAAATTTATCGTAATAAATCGTGTCTCGTTAACTGTGTTTCTGGACTGGGTAGCAATCAGCGAATCATGCAACACTGATCGATATGCGGTTTGCCAGAAAGAGGTAAGtctctatctctttctcgTAAAACGTGTGAACatatttcttatctttttctatttctttccctCCAAAATTCTACATAAACATACATTTTCTATATAGAAAAATGGGTATTTAACTCGTATaataagttaaattaaattaaattacactcGTATCTAGGTCCTGTCATATTTGCTGACATTAAGCTCCTGAGTGATTATCAATCGATTAGAAATACGTGCCTATTTAACCATGTGTTATTAACTTTGTTTTGTTCCGAGGTAGTTAACCCCGGGCGcgaagaaacaaattcttGACCGCTAGAGTTACGAATTCTTGCAAAAAAGTCATTTTCGTAACAACATAGGTTCAGTGacatttttgttttgttacaatattctttgtattcaaataatattcgatTGCAAGAGgagtatgaaatattatatttgaaataaatattaaggaattatataatttagtcAATTTATCACTTATTAGTAGATCacggatttttatacaattatatgaagtttaaaaatatagaaatttgtagaatttatatgatatgtagaaacatagaaaatgttaaatacatagcattctttataatatttaatagataaaacGAATTTCTGTTTAAGTCATACTCTTTTAATTGTAtccatgaaaatatgaatttgtataaaaatcagTCGCTTGTTCATTACTAATAGAAGACGTCGTAAATTGTTCGAACAAGTACTTTACGATATTCGATACGTGTGTAGTTCATATTACAGCGAGACTTTATTGTTCTCAGGAAACATGCTCCCAGTAGCCGAGTATTTAAATGATCCGcgtgtatatttttttcattatcgAACGTCTAGTCGGGGCAGGTGGTAAAACACGTGGCATGCGTAGAGAACATGCACCGGTCCCAtgtttttctttccttgtCTTCTTTCATCTTTTAGTTACTTTTGccatttctctctttctaacTTCTACTTTTCATCTCTTTTCGTCTCTCTCGTTCACACTAGCGCGTTGTATACATTCTGTCTTCGTATTGCACGACACATCAGTACGAAGAAAACGCGTAGTATCCAAGGTTCTCACCCTAGGTCAtaagatatgtacatatgtcgAAACACAAAGAGTAAGCACATTCTTTCGTCGGTTTTATCATGTATGTAcctatataaaaatcattattattattatactattatcaaataatatttaacatttggTTATCCTAAATTCAATTTACGTATAGTATCTGTTCTTGTCAGCTTAATGTATAATTAAGTCTAAAGCTTTACATATTACATAGTTagatatcatatattatattgaatttttcgaGAAATTCGTAGTCTTttcaaaattggaaaattttaataagaatCATCAATACTGTATTATTTAAGAATATgtcaaaaatatcgaaatgatCTTATTGTCAGCTCAAATATTCACCTTCAAAAGTCTCATTTATCAAATCATCTGTCCTGATTTTGACAAACCACTTAGACTAATGACAATAAACAGGATACTTTAAAACCTTGCAAAAACCATTTGAAAGGAATACAAGTCGCTATATAACAGAGTacagattaattaataaatttctaatttgttCTATGAGCTTTACAAACAACCTAGtacattgttataaattattttttgttttcaaaccattgattttgttttaattcttAAATCTTCTCGCAACATCGATCGATTATCAAAAAGTTGTTCGATTCTGTGAACGACAATTTCGAGGTTAGCCACTATCTTGCGTTGCCGAAGTTTTTGCATCGATATCGTCTTTCTCATTCACGGATCCGGTAACCCAGAAAGGTATAAGGTAACGGCGGGAGTTGAGAACTCTTTTCGAAAGGGTCAGCTTTCTcttttcgaaagaaaatattcgagaGAAACAATCGAGTGTAGATACTTGTGTACCCACATTGGTGCCACAATATTCTATGAAAAACGCGTAAAAGAATACACATTGCGTTAAGACACACTTGAGTATACGTAGAGTACATTTTGAGGTGAGCTATAGAGCTATAGCTTATTCAAATAGCGGCcatattgtttttttattatgaaatgtaGATACATTGTGTATACAAAATTCCTTACACCGTGTTTTCAAAGCTAACGACATatgtaataacaatattattattactaatatatgtgataaataataatgttcaATGTTATTGATACTatagattaattatttattaatcgtatatattattatcatgaTGGAGATGGAGTCATTTAAATTCGAATTTGTGTGGTATCTACTTCGTTTACTACAGAAAATAAAACcgtatcatttatttaatgtttaacaAGCGTTGCGTATCTGACCTGGAAAGCTCTGATTAACCACAGACACGTTTCGCGCAAACTGGATCCTCCCTTCCGACATATCATCAGCTCTGGTCCCATTTCTCTATATGTATTTGCTTTGCAGTAAAGGCAAAGCAACCACGAAGAGAACCGTAAAACCTACCGATAAATTCCTTCTTTAACAAGTCATTCCTGGAAAAGTTGACTTCGAATGGGACTTCACGCTTGTTCAAACGTTCACGTTTAACCCTTTAGCGCTCGATACCTTCGCCATCCACACCTTAGGTACAATTCTTAGATTATAACACGATATAATCTTTTCGTTTCCCATGTTTTCTAGACTGAATAAAAAATACCTTTATAGgtatataaaatcattaaatttttctttttatatttatttatatatatatatgcatatagttatatatttatttttatacttacattttcttttctttttaataaggTCAAGGATATATGTGGGTAccgtttatatttttcattgctttctttctgaatttttaaaaaattaattacaataaatcaAGTAAATACCATTTGATCATGATTTTTGAGTTGCGATGAATTCAAATGAACATTTaagatgtataaaatatagtcTGGTAAAACGCAGATTATTACATGTTTATTCAAGATAGtcgaatatataataatattaatataataatataatattccttGACCTATTCGACACTTGTGCTTCATGGACGATGGCGCTGGGTTTTGTTTCTATCTCGCTACGTAATCTAGCCACAGCTAAGAAAATGCTTACTCGCTTTGTTGGCTTGTGGATAATCAATCGTATACAAACAGTAGAGGCCAGTGAAGCATAATAACGAAGTGACTTCCgttcattaatatttctttcgtatcgTGGTCTGGGACTACGTCCCCTGAAATTAAAGGTCCAGATGGTACGAATCCACCCCTGATCTATTTTGAGCTTTCGAGCGATCTACACGACCCTCGCTAATCCCCCTTGGCAAACTCATTTCACCCATATTGCATTTCATCAATTTGCAGCACTACTCTTATTAATGGCGTAGTTATAACCACGCCACCGACGTGTCTCTGTAGTTTGATTTCCgattagactgcggatgtttgtgcatttataagaaattttaaaattcaaaatacataGAAAGCATAAAAGatgtaatattcaaaatgcagTACTTCTGATATTTAATgagtgaaacaaatctctgtgTAAGTTTTACTTTTGGTTTAATaggatttcataaaaatattgaagatcACGGGAGAAGAACCCAATGAGctacattttccattttttacaGGAGAACAATTTTGTCAATTAATCTTACGTTACCAGAATTGGTTTCTTACTTGATTTTGCAACtaaacatacatattttttccacCCTCTTTACAGTTTAAGAAACATTATTTTGtatgatattaaaatgttatctgtttttaacaattatgtAAAGCTTCAGCtagatttaacaaatttttttttttagctattttatattgaaatattcccTTTTATTCACACAATGACATTATAATCaataaatcaacaaaaatgtaCTTATCATGTTTTTCTCTTATAATCATCaacataaatttacataaacatccgactgataattttaaaataatatatttctagatTAGTGTTATCACGTGCTACATACCCGTTCAATATCTTAAACATTATTTGGCTAACGAAAAAGATCACATTATGGTATTGGTTCGCGAAACGCGTGTCGATTATTCGACTTGGTTTGAGCTGATGTCCCTTCATCCCGACATCCAGGGCATGTAACGCTTCTACTTATCAATATTAACTCGTCTGTTGGGAGATAGAGTGACGTCAACTCACGAACCCGGTGTCCCGCATGGCAACTGCCAAGGCGTGTTGAGCCAGGACGCAAGGACAGACGCCGcgcatagtgcacgcggtgcGTTCACACACATTAATGCGCATACGTATGTTTCCCCAAGCTCGTGTGCACAGCCCTCGTGCTGCGTTTCTTGCTCCGTACTCTCGTGCTCCTTCCACACCTCCCTCCTACTCCCTGTCTTCGACGCCCCCTTTCCTCTCctgttcttttctttacaCCTTTTGTAAactcttcctccttttttcgaacgcgttttctttcaatttcatttccgCCCGTCCagtattttctctttcctttctttcgtacAGTTTGCATCTTCTTTGTACACGACTTATGTAATTTTCCTATAAAAGCTATAACTACAAGTTATATTAGTTAATTATAGGtatatctattttaatttggtatatactacaattttttaaaagaattttatattatttgttattttccaattgaaaaatgattggaaaaataggaaatctttatctttattggtttaattaagaaaataaaatacaatgcgttacacgaaacattttgaaattgtgTCACTATAATGAGACATGATTATCATAGttgtattggtaaaatttgaaataaatctgaaaatgcatattaaagttacaagatatttactaCAAATACATGTACAATTTATAGAGATTACTATGGCCTTTGAACAGCATACTAATCTTTCAATtagtatactaattttttactaagTGCAAGTCTTGGTtccaaattttctatatttagaaattttagttCTTCACGATTTTGTCCccatatcttttttctttacctAAATCGTGACATTCCTTTCCTATATTTACTTGTATCAAAATGTAGTATCATTTTTCCTCGTTCAATTCCTCTCTCCTTTTCTCGTGTATGTACAAACACGCGCACGTGTATACCCTTTCTCTGTTTCCGTCGATGTCGCGTAAGGCCCTGTATTTTAGAATACGTCACTGAACGGCACGCATTATTGggtaaaagaaacgaagaaggtTCATTTTGTCTCTTTTATTTGTCTTCTCTCATACTGACGCGAATCATGATTACGATTGGACCACCACTATGGAATGCGTGCAAGCATGTGACAGGAAGCTTTTTAATCTCGTTGGTTGAC
It includes:
- the Nup62 gene encoding nucleoporin 62, whose protein sequence is MSFTYSTPKSQPSTTPASTVPTTTFTFGVGGAGDAAKPTGFSLTSTPVQTKPGGVFGSGLSITPVQNPGFTFGTPTAAPTTTVPSQTPGLTFSTGTTASTGITPAATTATAPTGFSTPAPAGNTLSFNLGGTTTVTTTTAATSAFASKLLTTGFALGGGETIVSTARTGLTFGTPNTMTTGTGFTLSATPVVTTAIATTTTATGFSLGASGTTSAATGFTFGTGTTSTSTAGFSLNQTAATASLTSTQASLGTTTTVSSSAGTLQPASINSFEESINKWTLELEEQEKVFVNQAEQVNAWDKLLISNGEKIVALNQEVERVKIEQQQLEHELDYVVGQQKELQDCLVPLEKELASLSVSDPEREYTYRLAEDLDTQLKRMSEDLKEIIEHLNQANRTQDSSDPIVQIGKILNAHMNSLQWLDQQTTLLNQKIQQIDQMHQNFRQENERNINLAYN
- the Hus1-like gene encoding hus1-like checkpoint clamp component isoform X2; amino-acid sequence: MQHIVNVISRITKQCTLRLTLDELCFSVTDDRASMVWAELSQTYFFTEYIMNGVSEEQNEIYLEFDPTLLARSLGSLRMTAKSVKIKLTNKRQPCLTIEIELPSLSMESRQCLHDVPVRVIPRREWTEHQAPNIPEFHISVDMPQLKHVKHIVERMKNMSPQLTLSADKTGVFVLKIDTDSATVSTHFQKLQVWSCSQQSQEDKISATIDIKKFFMFLAWDIAHPDGVKCNILQDKMVNLFLHVAEHVKIQYFLPSVSI
- the Hus1-like gene encoding hus1-like checkpoint clamp component isoform X1; protein product: MKFRCRMMDVIAMRDFTNIVNVISRITKQCTLRLTLDELCFSVTDDRASMVWAELSQTYFFTEYIMNGVSEEQNEIYLEFDPTLLARSLGSLRMTAKSVKIKLTNKRQPCLTIEIELPSLSMESRQCLHDVPVRVIPRREWTEHQAPNIPEFHISVDMPQLKHVKHIVERMKNMSPQLTLSADKTGVFVLKIDTDSATVSTHFQKLQVWSCSQQSQEDKISATIDIKKFFMFLAWDIAHPDGVKCNILQDKMVNLFLHVAEHVKIQYFLPSVSI
- the Hus1-like gene encoding hus1-like checkpoint clamp component isoform X3 — translated: MVWAELSQTYFFTEYIMNGVSEEQNEIYLEFDPTLLARSLGSLRMTAKSVKIKLTNKRQPCLTIEIELPSLSMESRQCLHDVPVRVIPRREWTEHQAPNIPEFHISVDMPQLKHVKHIVERMKNMSPQLTLSADKTGVFVLKIDTDSATVSTHFQKLQVWSCSQQSQEDKISATIDIKKFFMFLAWDIAHPDGVKCNILQDKMVNLFLHVAEHVKIQYFLPSVSI